A region of the Denitrificimonas caeni genome:
GCGACTGCGGCCATTGGCTTGGCTGCTCGCCGTGCCAATCAAAATATCATCCTGATTAAGCTCGTCGAAACGCGCACCAACACTGATCACATCGGGGTTAGTAAAAGCAATCGCCAAGGAAGTTTTGCGTTTAAAGGCCAGCGGCGTCTCTTGTGCGCTGTTATAGCCTGCCATCGCACCTTCATCCGCTGCTTCGTGCATCAATGGGCGGTAAGCATTGCTATCACCAACAATAAACACTGGATGATCACCGACTTGCAGGGTATTGGGATTAAACAGCGGATTACCACGCTCATCCAACTCAAAGCCCGCTTCAGCTAAGTTCAGCTGATCGGTATTGGGGCGGCGACCTAAGGCCACCAGCACTTTATCCACCTGCACTTGTTTGCCACCGGCTTTAAGCAGTACGCCTGTATCTGCTTTAGCCAGTTCAGCAGGTGCACCTAAGTACAGTTGCATCTCTTTAGCAAACTCTGCCAAGGCCACCTTACTGACTTCTGGATCGCTGATACCGCCCACGGTCTCGGCCATATCCGCACCGTGCACTTCAACACCTAAACGCGCCAAGGCTAAGCCCATCTCTAAACCAATCGCCCCTAAGCCAAGGATACCAATGGATTGAGGCAGTTCTTGCATCTCAAAGAACTCATCAGTGGTGATGCAGTGTTCAGCAAAGGGCTGTAAAAACCCTGGCATGACAGGACGTGAACCCGCTGCGATGATGACAGACTTGGCCTTAACCTTCTGAATACCCGACTCGCTTTCAACTTCTAGCAAAGTGGGCTCTAAGAAGCGTGCGCGCCCCATCAATAAATGTTCACCAGCCGCTTTGATCGCATTATTGGCAGCACCACCGGCAAAGCGATCACGCTGTTCGCGCAATGCTTGCCACGCCACCGCGCCATCTAAACGCAAATGCTCTGCCCCACTGATGCCGTAACGCTCAAACTCTTTTTGCGCATTCCAGTATTCAGCAATATGCAGTGCCACTTTAGAGGGCATACAGCCCACTCGAGCACAGGTGGTACCCAATGGACCACTGTCAATTAAAACAAAGCTTTGCTTGCTGCGACGCACTTCACGCAGGGCGTACATGCCACCCGTTCCGGCACCGATAATCGCGACATCAACATTGAGTTGCTTAGTCATCTAAACCTCCACTTACGAACATTAGCCTTACGCTAGCACATAAGGGTGTGCCGGCCAGTAGAAACACAATACTTTACTATAAAGTATCAGAAGATGACCGCTACTGCTCAATAATCAATCCAGCGTCAGCTAAGGCATTTAACAACACAGCAATATCCTGACTGACTGCAGCCCTGGGTGCGTTGAAATAAGCCGCAATCACATCACTTAGCGCATCACCAGAGACTGGCTCTTGCTGCAACAGCTGCCAAGCAATCTTAGCGCTGGCATTGAGGCGGTGAAGCACGCCGCTGGCAGGATGAATCAAAAACAATTCTTCGCCAAGCGGGTAAACACTCACGCCACTGGCCGCGCGCCAAACATTGCCTAGAGCACACTCTGCTGCACCTTCTGCACGGGCCACAGGATGATCCAGTAGGCTGGCTGTGCGGTGCTTGTGTAACTGTGGGTTGTCTATCGCTTGAGCTAAATACCGGGCACCCGCCAAGGGCTCGGAGTAACGTAACAACAGACAAGGAATACGCTGTATTAAGGGCAAAAGGCGCGCAAATAACGCCGCACTGGGTGTATCGCTGTCAGCAAAGTTCTGCCCAAGTAACTGCAGTAAACCTTCGCCCGGCGCTAACTCAATCAGTTCGGGTGCAGTAATCTGTGCACCGCGTTCAAGTAAAACAATGGCACCAATTGGACTGCTGTCATTGTAGCGCGCAAGAGCGTTCTCGGCAGGAATCACAAAGCGATAGCACTCATCCTCAGGGCCGGCGTGGCGCTCAACATAGTCGACAAACTCGGAAGAAAAACTGCTCGGTAATGGCATGCGCAAACGTGGGGCCACGCCCATGGCGACGCCTGCACCGGCCTCAGTTAAACCCAGCACGTCATCGCCAAAGACGCGATAGCCGGCTGCAGCAAAGGCCGCAGTTAAAGTGCTTTTACCGGCTTTACTGCTTTCAGGAAAGATAACCAACTGGCCGTTAATTTCGACACTGCCACAGTGCAGGCCCAATAATGCCGGCTCTGCATCTAAACGCCGACCAATTAACTCGCCAACTAAACTGCAGGCCACCGCGGCCGATGAGGGTAAATCAAACTCTTCTGGGTCGTCTCGCCAGCCTTGCCATAAACCTTGTTCATCACGATAAATATACATGTCCGGTGCTGGTCCTGCCGCGGGCTGCACAGTGAGCGGCCAACCGGGCATGGCTTGACTCAGCGCAGCAATGGCATCCGCTGCATTTTCAACACGGACACAGCGACCTATTATCGGCAAGCTAAGGTCGAACGCTGAGTTAGGCATTAGCGTCTTGGCGGTCCAAGAATGACATCTTCAAGAATCAACACCGGATCCTCCGAGTACTCACGAATCCGGCTGCGACGGCGACCATCATAGCCACTGGCACGCGAGTAACTGCCGCGGTAATAACTACCACGGTTATAACTGCCACGTTTTTTACGTCCTTCATGCCAGCCCCGCGCCTCAGCTTCGCCAACACTGAATAAGGTCGGCGCTACATAGGCGCTAGCAATGCCAACACCAAGCATGGTTAAGAGACGGCGGCGCTGCGGGCAAGGTTGTTCAGTGGCTGATACCTCAACGTCTAATGCTTTACTTTCTGTTTGATTATCATGATTGGTCATCTATGACTCCAAATTATCGAGCTGTGCGCAGCAACATCGATAACATTGCGCTGGCACTTCTTAACTAGGGATTCTAGCTGCGCTCACCTGTCTACTGTATTAACAACAAACCATTAGCCCAATAGAGACAGCAGCAAAGTACGCGGGTTCCAACGCCCGCTACCAGGCTTTGCCGGCTATATCAGTAGCGAGCCAATCAGCTCAATCAGTCATCAGCAATCAATAATTTAGCTGCATCAACGCACCAGCAAACTGTATGTGCGCTGCCGCCTTACTGCGCAGCTGGCAAACTGCGGCAACGCACACAATAGACATAATCAAACATACGGGTAATGCCCACGGCTTTAAAGCGCCACTCTTCTTCAAGGATATCGCGCTCTGCGCTGCATTCCAGGGCAAAAGTATCCCCTAACAGCTGCTTAACCTGCTCCGGTGGCACCGCAAACGGTGGTCCTTTCATCTGTTCCTGGGGGTAATCCACCGTTAATAACAAACCCTTACAACCGCGCGGCATAATTTTACTGAGGTGCTCTGCATACTGTTTACGCAAATCATCTGGTAAAGCGATCAAAGCAGCACGGTCATAAAACCCAGTAAAACCGGCTAAGTCATGCGCAGTTAAATTGAAAAAATCACCGTGTAAAATAGTAATGGCACCTGCGCTGTATGCGGTAAAAGGCCCTTGCTGACGAATGTTTGGGGTCAGCTCTTGCTCAACAAAAAAATCAGTCACCGCCTTTTCAATCAGCTCAACGCCTAACACACTGTGCCCTTGTGCGGCCAACCAGCATAAATCAACGCTTTTACCGCACAGCGGCACAAAAACTTTACTATTGGCTGCAAGCGCTAAACGCGGCCAATAGGCTGCTAAGTCTGGGTTGACAATATTTCGATGAAAACCAATCTGATCGCGTTGCCAGCGGGTCTGCCAAAAACCTTCTTCCATTATTTTGTCCCTATTATAGAGGTTGCCTCAGGGCATGCTGTCGATTGAACGGCGGCGTTACCATGCCCATAACAGCGCCTGAAGTACTTATTCGCTTTCGTTGTCACTGCTCTGCTGAGCAAGAGTATCCTTTATGTGCCAACCACCACCCAGGGCGCTGATCAACTGCACACTGGCGGTCAATTGGGTACCAAGTAAGCTCAGCAGCGCACGTTCGCTATTGAGGGCTGCAGTTTGGGCGCTGCTGACTGACAAATAATCCACCATGCCAGCGGCGTATTGGTTTTCAGTTAAACGCAATGCGTCTTGTGCTGCAACCAAGGCTTCGCGCTGCACTTCAATCTCTTGCGCTAACACATTGAGCTGCACCAAGGCATCTTCCACCTCGCCAATGGCCTGCAAGGTGGTTTGCCGGTAACGCGCCACCTGCTGGTCATAACGCGCTTCCGCTTGCTCCACTTTCGAGCGACGCAAACCCGCATCAAACAAAGTCATGGCAAACTGTGGACCGATCGACCAAAAGCGGTTAGGCATACTGATCCAATCGGCCAAATTACTGCCGCGATAGCCGCCACTGGCACTCAAAGTTAAATCAGGAAAATAGGCGGTCTGCGCCACACCAATTTCCGCATTGGCGGCCATCACCCGACGCTCTGCCGCAGCAATATCTGGGCGCCGCTCTAATAAGGATGAGGCGACGACCAGAGGAAGCTCAGGCAATGCCGGCAAGCTCGTAACGGCAGCCACCTGCACGGCATTGGGCGTGCTGCCCACCAATAAGGCAATCGCATGTTCATAACGGGCGCGCTGCCAGTCCAAATCAATGCGTTGCGCTTGAGCATTGCGCAACTGCGTAAGCGCCTGACTGACATCAGCACGGGTAACCATTCCAGCTCGATAACGGTTCTCTGTGGTGCGCAACGAGCGTTCATAGGCGCTAATAGTGGCGTCATACAAACGCTTTTGCTCATCAATCACGCGCAACTGCAGATAGTTTTGCACCAGTTCAGCTTGCTGACTTAAACGCACCCCCGCCCACTCAGCCGCACTGGCCTGAGCATTGGCTTCACTGGCTTCAACCTGGCGCCGCACTTGCCCCCAAATATCCAACTGCCAGCTTAGACCCAACGCCACCTCGTTACTTTTACTGACACCCGCATCATCACCTCGACGCGTAGTGCCCACTTGCCCAGTGGCACTGGGATACAGTGCTGACCGCGTACCGCTCACTAAAGCGCGGGCCTCACGCCACGCTGCTTCTGCCGCACGCAGGTTTTGGTTTGATGCCTCTAACTGCTTGAGCAAATCAGCCAAGGTGGCATCTTGATACAGCGCCCACCAGGCCACGGACGCATCCAAATCAGCCGGCTGCGCTACTTTCCAGCCTGGGGTGTGGCGAAACTCCAATGCTAAAGGGGCTGCTGGACGCTGATAATCAGGGCCCAACGCACAACCACTTAAGAGCACGCCAGCTAGGGCAAACAGACTGAGCTTAACTATCGGTTTCATGGGCTACTTCCACTTCTACTGGCGGCTTTTTGCGCCGTACGCGCGCGCTTAAACGATCAAAAAACAAATACACAGCCGGTGTGCTGTATAGCGTTAACAGCTGGCTCAAGAGCAAACCACCGACAATGGCCAAGCCGAGCGGCTGGCGCGTTTCTGAGCCTTCCGCGCTGCTCAATAATAACGGCACAGCACCGAGAATCGCTGCCATGGTGGTCATCATAATCGGACGAAAACGCTGGGCACAGGCGTGTTTAATCGCTTGCTCAGCAGTCATTTTCATCTCGCGCTGTAACTGTAAGGCCAGATCAATCATTAAAATGGCATTCTTTTTCACCACACCAATCAGCAAGAACAACCCCAGCAGTGAAATCAAACTGAACTCACCACCGGTCAGCTGAATCGCCAATAACGCCCCAACACCGGCCGAGGGTAAGGTGGAAAGAATCGTCAGTGGGTGAATATAGCTTTCATATAAAATACCCAACACCAAATACACAATGGCAATTGACGCCAACAACATTAAGCCTTGCGCGCCTTGGCTTTGCTGGAAAACACCGGCAGTACCGCCTAAGCGCCCTTGCACCTCATTGGGCAAATTAATCTTCGCCATGGCCTGTTCAATGGCCTGGCTGGCTTGCTCTAAACTCACCCCAGGCGCTAAGGAGAAACCAATGCTTTCCACCGCAAATTGACCATCATGCTGCACTCGGTCTTGCTGCAAGCTCGATTCCCAGCGAGTAAAGGCCGATAACGGAATACGTTCGCCATTGGCGCCAATCACCTGCATTTGCTCCAGCACTTGCGGCGAACCAACAAATTTGGGGTCAATTTCCAGCACCACACTGTACTGGTTCAGGCTTTCATAAATGGTGGATACCTGACGCTGACTAAAGGCGTTATTGAGCAGTGAAGTGACCATCGCCATATCCACCCCCAGCCGCGCGGCAGTGGCGCGATCCACTTCCAGGGTCACTTGCTGTGCACCACGGCCCTCTTTACTGTCAATATCCACCAGCTCCGGCAAGGCTTTTAAGGCATCACGCACCCGTGGTTGCCAAATGCGCAAATCTTCCAAGTCGCTGGCCAGCAACATATATTCATTATCGGTGCTGCCACCTTCACGACGGCCGACGTTGAGGTCTTGCTCTGGCATGAGAAACAGCCGCGAACCCGCTACCGGCGGAATCTGCCCACGTAAACGGTTGACAATCGCCTGTGCTGAATCTTTCCGCTCGGCAATGGGTTTGAGGCGCACAATTAGAAAGGCATTGCTGCCGCCGCCAATAAATCCGGCTACGGTTTGCACGTCTTTATCTTGCAATAAAGCCTGGCGGTAGACTTCCATTTTCGGCTGCATGGTGTGGTAGGACAAACCATCATCGCTGCGGATAAAGCCCATCAACTGCCCGGTATCCTGCTGCGGCATAAAGGTTTTTGGCACGGCAATAAACAGCCACACATTCACTCCGATAGTCAGCAGCAAACCCAAGAGCATCCAGCGTTGATAATTTAGCGTCCAAGCCAGTGAACGCTGATAACCGGCCGCAACCCACAAACCAAAACGCTGGATAGCATTGGGCGGCTTATCTTCAGCAACAGTATTGGCGCGTAACCAGCGCGCAGACAACATCGGCGTCAAGGTTAAAGACACCACTAACGAAATCAAAATCGCGACCGTTAAGGTAATCGAGAACTCGCGAAATAAGCGCTCAATCAAGCCGCCCATAAACAAGATTGAAACAAACACCACCACCAACGACAGATTCATCGACAGCAAGGTAAAACCCACTTCACGTGAACCGTCAATGGCCGCTTGCAGCGGTTTCTTGCCGTTATTGATATGCCGAGCAATGTTTTCCAAGACCACAATGGCGTCATCCACCACCAACCCTGTGGCAATAATCAATGCCATCAGTGACAGGTTATTCAAGGAGAAATCCAGCATATACATGGCGGCAAAGCTACCAATCAGCGACACCGGCACCGCCAATGCGGGAATCACCGCGGCACGCCAGTGGCCTAAAAACAGCATCACCACGCCAATCACCAAAGCCGTAGCGATCAGCAACGAACGCTGCGCTTCATGCAAGGTAGCGCGAATCACTGACGAGCGATCCATTGCCACTTCCAGCTTAGCACTGGCTGGCAATACCGCTTGCAAAGCCGGCAGCTCCGCCTGAATGGCTTCAATGGTGGCAATAATATTGGCGCTGGCTTGACGGTTGATCACTAACAGCACTGCATCTTCATCGTTGAAAAAACCACTGTTATAGCGGTTTTCCACGCTATCACTGACTGTGGCCACATCACGCAAACGCAAGGCTGCACCATCGTAATAACGGATGATCAACGGCGCATACTCCTCAGCTTTGTGCAGTTGATCATTGCCCTGAATTTGCCAGTGGCGATTACCCTGCTCCAGCTGACCTTTAGGTTTTTGCTGATTGGCATTGGCGATGGTCTGGCGTACATCATCTAAAGCAATGCCGTATTGCTCTAAGCGGCGCGGCTCCAACTCCACCCGCACTGCAGGTAAAGAGCTGCCGCCAATTTGCACATCGCCCACGCCCTGCACTTGCATCAGCTTTTGCGCCACGATGCTGTCGGCCAAGTCGTACATCTGGCTTTTTTCCAGCACCTCACTGGTTAAAGCCAAGACCATAATTGGCGCTTGAGTGGGGTTCACTTTGCGATAAGTGGGCATGCTGCGCATACCGCTGGGCAGCATCTCATGGGCTGCGTTAATCGCGGCCTGCACTTCGCGCGCAGCTGCATTTATATCATGGCCCAAATCAAACTGGATCATAATTCGCGTAGAGCCTTGCCCACTGCGACTGCTCATCTGACTGATACCGGCAATGCTACCTAGCGAACGCTCCAAGGGCGTGGCTACTGTAGCTGCCATCACTTGCGGACTGGCACCGGGCAAGTTAGCTTGCACGGTAATCATTGGGAAATCCATGTCCGGCAGCGGTGCCACTGGCAGCAAGCGGTAACCTAAAATCCCCAGCAAAATAATTGCCAAACTCAGCAGCATGGTGGCCACTGGGCGCTGAATAAAAGGTGCCGACAGATTCACGACTCAACGCCCAGCTTAAAACGCGCTTTAGTGCGTGCACTGAGGCGATCGAAGAACAAGTAGATGACTGGCGTGGTGAACAACGTCAGCACTTGGCTCAGCAGTAAACCACCGACCATCACCAAACCGAGCGGCTGACGTAACTCTGCCCCTGAGCCGCTGGCAAACATCAACGGCAAAGCCGCAAACAGCGCCGCCAAGGTGGTCATCAGAATTGGCCGGAAACGCAACAGTGCTGCTTGATAAATCGCCTCTTGCGGACTAAGTCCCTGATGGCGTTCGGCATCCAAAGCAAAGTCGATCATCATAATGGCGTTTTTCTTCACAATACCGATCAGCAAAATAATCCCGATAATGGCAATGAGGCTTAAATCATTACCGGTGATAAACAGCGCCAGCAAAGCGCCAATCGCCGCCGAAGGTAAGGTTGAAAGAATCGTCAGCGGGTGGATATAGCTTTCATAGAGCACGCCAAGCACCAAGTACATGGTGATAACCGCTGCCAGAATTAGCAGCAAGGTGCTGGACAACGACGCTCTAAAGGCTGCAGCCGCACCTTGGAAGTTGCTTTGAATGGAGGCTGGCATGGCTAAATCCAGCTCGGTTTGTTCAATCAGCTCCACCGCTTCACCCAGCGATACGCCTTCGGCCAGATTAAAGGACACCGTTACCGCCGGAAATTGACCAATGTGATTGAGCAACAAGGCTGCTGATTTTTCTTCCACTTTAACCAAGCTGGCCAAGCGTATCGCCTGCCCATCAGCGCCACGCACGTGCACATCATGCAAAGCGGCCATGGCGTCATCGGGATTACTGATACTTTCTAACACCACACGGTATTGGCTGGTCTGGGTAAAGATGGTCGAGATCTGGCGCTGGCCAAAGGCGTCGTACAATGCATCAGTTAAAGAGGCGATGCTGATGCCCAAACGCCCGGCTAAATCACGGTCGATATTCAAGTAGTACTGCAAACCATTGGCCTGTAAATCGCTGGCCACATCACGCAGTTGCGGCAAACTTTGCAGTTTCGCCACCAGTTTGGGCACCCAAGTCTGCAACTCTTGCTCATCGGCTGACTCAAGGCTGAACTGAAACTGAGTACGACTGACGCGATCTTCAATACTCAGATCCTGCACCGGCTGCATAAACAGCTGAATGCCCAGCACCTTATCCAGCTCTGGGCGCAGGCGATTAATCACCTCGGCGGCCGACACATCACGCTGGGCAAAAGGCTTCAAGTTAATCAGCATACGGCCAGTATTGAGGGTGGGATTATCGCCATCCACACCAATTTGCGAAGACACACTCTGCACTGCCGGATCTTCTAATAACACTGCACTTAAGCGCTGCTGCCGCTCACTCATCGCGGCAAAGGAAATGCTTTGCGGTGCTTCGGAAATGCCTTGAATCACACCAGTGTCTTGCTCAGGGAAAAAGCCTTTTGGCACCCACATCCACAGCAAGGCAGTGAGTACAAAAGTGCCCACGGCAAACCACAGCGTCAGCAGCTGATGCTGTAATACCCAGCGCAAACCCTTGGCGTAATAATCAATGGTGCGGCTGAGCCAGTCGTCTTTTTCTTCTTTTTCACCACCGCGCAATAAACGCGCGCACATCATCGGTGTTAAAGTCAGCGAAATCACCAGCGAAATTAAAATCGCCACCGCCAAGGTAATGGCAAACTCGCGAAATAAACGCCCGACCACATCCGCCATAAATAACAGTGGAATCAATACCGCAATCAACGAGAAAGTTAACGAGAGCAAGGTAAAGCTGATTTGCTTTGCGCCCTTGAGCGCCGCATTCATCGGCGTTTCGCCCAGTTCAATATGCCGCGCAATGTTTTCCAACATGACAATGGCGTCATCGACGACAAAGCCGGTGGCAATGGTTAACGCCATCAGGGTGAGGTTATTTAACGAAAAGCCAAATAAGTACATCACCGCAAAGGTGCCGATCAGCGACAAAGGCACCACAATCGATGGGATCAAAGTGGCCGTCATACGTTTTAAGAATAAAAACGTCACCAACACCACTAAAGCCACCGCTAGCATCAACTCAAACTGCACATCGCTGACTGCCGCGCGAATGGTTTGTGTGCGATCGGTGAGCACACTGACTTCCAGACTGGCCGGTAAAGTGGCAATAATACTGGGCAGCAATGCTTCAATATTTTCTACCACTTCAATCACGTTGGCACCGGGTTGGCGCTGGATATTTAACAAGACCGCTTGATTGAGATCGGCCCAAGCCGCTAAACGGTTGTTTTCTGCACCCTCAATAATCTCAGCAACGTCGGTGAGTTTCAGCACGCGCCCATCGTTATGGGCAATAATCAGTTCAGCGTAATCCTCTGCCGAGCGCAGCTGATCATTGGCATCCAATTGAGTGATGCGTGACGGTCCATCAATACTGCCCTTAGGCTGATTGACGTTGGCACTGGTAATCATGCTGCGCACATCAGCCAAAGTTAAACCCGCTGCGGCTAAGGCTTGCGGATTGGCACGAATCCGCACTGCTGGACGCTGACCGCCACCGACACTGACTAAACCCACCCCGCCAATCTGCGCAATTTTTTGCGCCATGCGGGTATCGACCAAGTCATTGACCTGTGGCAGCGGCACACTCTTAGAGGTAATGGCCAGCGTCAGCACCGGGCTATCAGCCGGATTAACTTTGTTATACACCGGTGGCGCGGGCAAATCCCGTGGTAACAAATTGCTCGCGGCATTAATCGCCGCCTGCACCTCTTGCTCAGCCACATCCAGTTCAATGTCTAAACTAAAGCGCAGGCTGATCACCGAAGCGCCGCCAGAGCTGGTGGATGACATCTGATCTAAACCGGGCATTTGGCCAAATTGACGCTCAAGCGGCGCTGTGACCGCGCTGTTCATCACTTGCGGGCTGGCACCAGGGTACAAAGTCAGCACACGAATAGTGGGATAATCCACCTGCGGTAACGCCGCTACAGGCAATAATCGATAGGCCAAAGCGCCGGCTAAAAAAATCGCCAGCATCAACAGCGTGGTGGCAACCGGCCGCTGAATAAAAACCCGTGAGACGTTCATTGTGCTGGCTTCTGTTGAGGCTGCTTGCCTGCGCCTCGGCTGTTTTGCTCAGTCTCCGTCACTGGCGGCACAGCCAACTCAGCAGACACAGCCGGCTCGCTACCAGCAGGTGCAACCCGCTCCACTTTACTGCCACTGCGCAAGCGATCAACACCTTCCACCACCACCCAGTCACCGGCCGCCAAGCCTGAGCGCAACATGCTGGACGTGCCATCACTGGTGATAATCTCAATCGGTTGAATCACCACAGTGTCGTCATCTTGAACCTGCCACACAAAACGACCATTGGTGCCAAATTGAATGGCATCGGCCGGTAATAATAGGGCTGCATCGTGCACAGTGACCTGTAAATGCACATTAACAAATTGGTTAGGGAATAAAACCTGCTCAGGATTAGCAAAGCGCGCCTTCAAGCGCACACTGCCAGTGGTGACATCGACTTGGTTATCAATACTGTCGAGTACGCCTTCGGCCAACAACTCAGTTTCATCACGGTTCCACGCTTGCACTTGCAGTGGCTGCTCTTGCCGATAGGCCTGTAACACCGCCTGTAGCTCATGTTCAGGAATCGTAAAACTAACGGCAATGGGATCGTCTTGGGTAATAGTGACCAACTCTGTGGACGCTGCTGACACATAATTGCCAGCATCCACCGCGCGCAAACCTAAACGGCCTGAAATCGGTGCAGTAATCTGTGTGTGCTCAACATCTAAACGAGCGGCATCGCGCTGCGCCTCACGTACTTTTAACGTGCCCTTATATTGCGCAACCATGGCTTGTTGCTGCTCAAGGGTTTGTCTGGCCACCGAGTCTTCTTTATAGAGGCCTTGATAGCGCTTGAGGTCTAACTCAGCACTGGCCAACTGCGCACGGGTTTCTTGCAAAGCCCCTTCGGCCTGTAATAACGCCGCTTGAAAATTACGCGGATCAATTTGCGCCAGCAAAGTGCCTTGCTCAACAAACTGCCCTTCGTCAAACAGCACTTTATCTAATTCGCCACTGACTTGACTGGTGACACTCACGGCATTCCACGGCGTTACCGTACCCAAAGCACGCAACTGCACAGCAAAACGATCCAGGCGCACTTGTTGAGCATTGACCGGCACTGCACCCATAAAACTGCCGCCCATTCGCGGGCCTTGCGCAGTGGATTCAGCAGCGCTTTGCCACCACCAAATACCAGCACCAGCTAAACACACCGCCAGTACGGCAATCACCAGCTTTTTTGAGGATTTTTTCGTGGTACGGGTCGATAAATCAGGCATATCAATTATTCACAGTCCTTGGGAGCTTGAAAGATAGCAGCCTTAACCCCGTTTGGCAGTGCATTTACGCTCAATTTACTTTGCTGACACAGCGGTAAGCGCACAGCACAGCTTTTGCTTGATACTGGCTCAGCGACTGCTAGATGGACACATATATTTTTATTACGGTATTAGCGCTGGCAACACTAAGGGTTAGGCTGCGCTGCGGTATCAAACAATACCGCAGCGCATTCGGCTTAGCTCAGAACGGCTAATGCGCTTTCATAGTCTGGTTCATCACCAATTTCAGCGACCAACTGGCTGTACAGCACTTTATCGTTTTCATCTAAAACGATGACTGCACGGGCCGCTAGGCCAGCT
Encoded here:
- a CDS encoding MdtB/MuxB family multidrug efflux RND transporter permease subunit encodes the protein MNVSRVFIQRPVATTLLMLAIFLAGALAYRLLPVAALPQVDYPTIRVLTLYPGASPQVMNSAVTAPLERQFGQMPGLDQMSSTSSGGASVISLRFSLDIELDVAEQEVQAAINAASNLLPRDLPAPPVYNKVNPADSPVLTLAITSKSVPLPQVNDLVDTRMAQKIAQIGGVGLVSVGGGQRPAVRIRANPQALAAAGLTLADVRSMITSANVNQPKGSIDGPSRITQLDANDQLRSAEDYAELIIAHNDGRVLKLTDVAEIIEGAENNRLAAWADLNQAVLLNIQRQPGANVIEVVENIEALLPSIIATLPASLEVSVLTDRTQTIRAAVSDVQFELMLAVALVVLVTFLFLKRMTATLIPSIVVPLSLIGTFAVMYLFGFSLNNLTLMALTIATGFVVDDAIVMLENIARHIELGETPMNAALKGAKQISFTLLSLTFSLIAVLIPLLFMADVVGRLFREFAITLAVAILISLVISLTLTPMMCARLLRGGEKEEKDDWLSRTIDYYAKGLRWVLQHQLLTLWFAVGTFVLTALLWMWVPKGFFPEQDTGVIQGISEAPQSISFAAMSERQQRLSAVLLEDPAVQSVSSQIGVDGDNPTLNTGRMLINLKPFAQRDVSAAEVINRLRPELDKVLGIQLFMQPVQDLSIEDRVSRTQFQFSLESADEQELQTWVPKLVAKLQSLPQLRDVASDLQANGLQYYLNIDRDLAGRLGISIASLTDALYDAFGQRQISTIFTQTSQYRVVLESISNPDDAMAALHDVHVRGADGQAIRLASLVKVEEKSAALLLNHIGQFPAVTVSFNLAEGVSLGEAVELIEQTELDLAMPASIQSNFQGAAAAFRASLSSTLLLILAAVITMYLVLGVLYESYIHPLTILSTLPSAAIGALLALFITGNDLSLIAIIGIILLIGIVKKNAIMMIDFALDAERHQGLSPQEAIYQAALLRFRPILMTTLAALFAALPLMFASGSGAELRQPLGLVMVGGLLLSQVLTLFTTPVIYLFFDRLSARTKARFKLGVES
- a CDS encoding efflux RND transporter periplasmic adaptor subunit, whose product is MPDLSTRTTKKSSKKLVIAVLAVCLAGAGIWWWQSAAESTAQGPRMGGSFMGAVPVNAQQVRLDRFAVQLRALGTVTPWNAVSVTSQVSGELDKVLFDEGQFVEQGTLLAQIDPRNFQAALLQAEGALQETRAQLASAELDLKRYQGLYKEDSVARQTLEQQQAMVAQYKGTLKVREAQRDAARLDVEHTQITAPISGRLGLRAVDAGNYVSAASTELVTITQDDPIAVSFTIPEHELQAVLQAYRQEQPLQVQAWNRDETELLAEGVLDSIDNQVDVTTGSVRLKARFANPEQVLFPNQFVNVHLQVTVHDAALLLPADAIQFGTNGRFVWQVQDDDTVVIQPIEIITSDGTSSMLRSGLAAGDWVVVEGVDRLRSGSKVERVAPAGSEPAVSAELAVPPVTETEQNSRGAGKQPQQKPAQ